A single window of Pseudarthrobacter defluvii DNA harbors:
- a CDS encoding alpha/beta fold hydrolase gives MDTVNPGPSPGPAYLSAGLAARASASTVALDGGSVAFWTYEPVVETPETRTILVVHGFRGDHHGLLRVADQLPDMRIIMPDLPGFGSSDAFARDPHSVERYGQFITDFMAAQALGPDTVLVGHSFGSIVAAHFVARNPDAVRPLILINPIAAPALEGPKGVMTRLAVLYYKLAARLPRTPGLALLRNPLIVRIMSETMAKTRDRELRAFIHGQHHAYFSSFADRDSLLESFTASVSSHVAEVAEQLELPVLLIAGEKDEIATLPNQHQLLALLPDGELKVIPAVGHLIHYETPEPAARYIRSFLKDHPA, from the coding sequence ATGGATACCGTGAACCCGGGGCCTTCCCCCGGGCCTGCATACCTCAGCGCCGGCCTTGCCGCCCGCGCTTCCGCCTCCACCGTGGCCCTCGACGGCGGCTCGGTGGCTTTTTGGACGTATGAGCCAGTCGTGGAAACCCCGGAGACCCGCACCATTTTGGTGGTGCATGGATTCCGGGGCGACCACCACGGACTCCTTCGCGTCGCAGACCAGCTCCCGGACATGCGCATCATCATGCCGGACCTGCCAGGCTTCGGCAGCTCGGACGCTTTCGCCCGGGACCCGCACTCGGTGGAGCGTTACGGGCAGTTCATCACCGACTTCATGGCCGCCCAGGCCCTGGGGCCGGATACGGTTCTGGTGGGACATTCGTTCGGGTCCATCGTGGCGGCCCATTTCGTAGCCAGGAACCCTGACGCCGTGCGCCCCCTGATCCTGATCAATCCCATCGCCGCCCCGGCACTGGAAGGGCCCAAGGGCGTCATGACACGGCTGGCAGTGCTGTACTACAAGCTCGCCGCACGGCTCCCCCGAACGCCTGGCCTGGCCCTGTTGCGTAATCCGTTGATCGTGCGGATCATGAGCGAAACCATGGCCAAGACGCGGGACCGGGAGCTGCGCGCTTTCATTCACGGCCAGCACCACGCCTACTTCAGTTCCTTCGCCGACCGCGACAGCCTCCTGGAGTCCTTCACTGCCTCCGTCAGCAGCCATGTCGCAGAGGTGGCGGAACAACTGGAACTTCCTGTGCTGCTGATCGCCGGCGAAAAGGACGAAATTGCAACTCTTCCCAACCAGCACCAGCTCCTGGCCCTGCTGCCGGACGGGGAACTGAAGGTGATCCCCGCCGTCGGGCACCTCATCCACTATGAAACACCGGAACCGGCCGCCCGCTACATCCGCAGCTTCCTGAAGGACCACCCCGCGTGA
- a CDS encoding FAD-dependent oxidoreductase, translating to MSEATAAGPPEGRPLSLWLATAGTTDYPELRGTVEVDVAIIGGGVAGLTAALALKRSGRSVAVLEAGRIGTGVTGHTTGKVTSLHRLAYTELLRSHGLPAARIYGLANQAAVEYIGAVVAAENISCGFRRVANYTFATDRDSLPQLQAEAGLAASLGLPSTFTADVPLPFAVAGAVRFDGQAQVHAVQYVQGLAGKVDGDGSFVLERTRALELREGTPVIVATENGTLRAQDVVVATNVPFGDNGRFEALCRPHRSYIVAAPVDAPPLDATFISADEPMRSLLTVRLNGVTFLLVGGEGHPAGEQADPAPRHASLARYARGRFGAGTVAYRWSTQDGLPLDGLPYVGPLTPESRHAFVITGLRKWGLTNGTAAALMLADLLNGTRNEWAALFDSNRAPSPATAAAGAPAVPAAQGPGANGTEEAAKADSPRRVAELGLGDGAVIETDGTSTACYRDPAGDMHAVSATCTHLGCTVGFNRGDRTWDCPCHGSRFDVDGRVIQGPATGNLPPRPIP from the coding sequence ATGTCAGAGGCAACCGCTGCCGGCCCTCCTGAAGGGCGGCCCCTCTCCCTGTGGCTGGCAACCGCCGGCACCACCGACTACCCGGAACTGCGCGGCACCGTGGAAGTGGACGTGGCAATCATCGGCGGAGGGGTGGCCGGGTTGACAGCAGCGCTGGCCCTGAAACGTTCGGGCCGCTCGGTGGCGGTCCTTGAAGCCGGCCGGATCGGCACCGGCGTGACCGGGCACACCACGGGCAAGGTAACGTCCCTGCACCGCCTTGCGTACACAGAACTGCTGCGCAGTCATGGCCTGCCCGCTGCCCGCATCTACGGACTGGCGAACCAAGCCGCAGTGGAATACATCGGTGCGGTGGTGGCAGCGGAGAACATTTCCTGCGGCTTCCGCCGGGTAGCGAACTACACCTTTGCCACGGACCGTGACTCGCTGCCGCAGCTTCAGGCAGAAGCAGGGCTTGCTGCCAGTCTCGGCCTTCCGTCAACCTTCACCGCCGATGTGCCCCTGCCGTTTGCCGTGGCCGGCGCCGTCAGGTTCGATGGCCAGGCGCAGGTTCATGCCGTCCAGTACGTCCAGGGACTGGCTGGAAAGGTGGACGGAGACGGGAGCTTCGTCCTGGAACGGACGCGCGCCCTGGAACTGCGCGAGGGCACGCCCGTCATCGTGGCCACCGAAAACGGGACCCTGCGGGCCCAGGACGTGGTGGTGGCGACGAATGTTCCTTTCGGAGACAATGGCCGGTTCGAAGCATTGTGCCGGCCGCACCGCTCCTACATCGTCGCCGCGCCCGTTGACGCCCCGCCCTTAGACGCCACGTTCATCAGCGCCGACGAACCCATGCGTTCACTGCTGACGGTCCGCCTGAACGGGGTGACCTTCCTGCTGGTGGGCGGCGAGGGCCATCCCGCCGGCGAGCAGGCGGACCCTGCACCGCGCCATGCCAGCCTGGCCCGTTACGCGCGGGGCCGTTTCGGAGCCGGGACGGTGGCCTACCGCTGGTCCACCCAGGACGGCTTGCCGCTGGACGGACTGCCCTACGTCGGGCCGCTGACCCCGGAGAGCCGGCATGCTTTCGTCATCACGGGTCTGCGCAAATGGGGCCTGACAAACGGCACGGCAGCGGCCCTGATGCTGGCAGATCTCCTCAACGGCACACGCAACGAATGGGCGGCTCTGTTTGACAGCAACCGCGCCCCGTCGCCGGCCACAGCGGCAGCGGGGGCGCCGGCAGTCCCGGCAGCGCAGGGGCCTGGCGCGAATGGGACTGAGGAAGCCGCCAAGGCAGATTCCCCGCGGCGGGTCGCGGAGCTGGGCCTTGGTGACGGCGCCGTCATTGAAACAGACGGGACCAGCACGGCCTGCTACCGGGATCCCGCCGGAGATATGCACGCCGTGTCCGCGACCTGCACCCACCTGGGGTGCACGGTCGGCTTCAACCGGGGAGACCGCACATGGGACTGCCCCTGCCACGGCTCCCGGTTCGATGTGGACGGCAGGGTCATCCAGGGGCCGGCCACGGGGAATCTGCCGCCGCGCCCCATACCCTGA
- the glpK gene encoding glycerol kinase GlpK has product MNQYVIAIDQGTTSTRAIIFDHSGAIVSSGQMEHEQIFPQAGWVEHDATEIWNNTREVIGSALSKANLTRHDIAAVGITNQRETAVVWDKTTGKPVYNAIVWQDTRTQDIVDELARDGGAERFKQKVGLPLATYFSGTKIKWILDNVDGAREKAEAGDLVFGNTDAWVLWNLTGGVDGGVHVTDVTNASRTLFMDLETLQWDDEILGIFGVPRSMMPEIKSSSEVYGTVHSSQLLRETPVAGILGDQQAATFGQAAFDTGEAKNTYGTGCFLIFNTGEEIVHSKNGLLTTVGYKLGDAKPHYALEGSIAVTGSLVQWLRDNLGMISSAPEVETLAASVKDNGGVYIVPAFSGLFAPYWRSDARGAIVGLTRFVNKNHIARAALEATAFQTREVLDAVNADSGVPLSELKVDGGMVANDALMQFQADILGVPVIRPKVIETTALGAAYAAGLAVGFWKDLGECSANWSEDKRWEPQMDKSEQERQMRLWKKAVTKSMDWVDEDVR; this is encoded by the coding sequence ATGAACCAGTACGTAATCGCCATTGACCAGGGCACCACCAGCACCCGCGCCATCATTTTCGACCACAGCGGAGCCATTGTCTCCAGCGGCCAAATGGAACACGAACAGATTTTCCCGCAGGCCGGCTGGGTGGAACACGACGCCACGGAAATCTGGAACAACACCCGCGAGGTCATTGGCTCGGCCCTGTCCAAGGCGAACCTGACGCGGCACGATATTGCCGCCGTCGGCATCACCAACCAGCGCGAAACCGCCGTGGTGTGGGACAAGACCACGGGCAAGCCCGTCTACAACGCCATCGTGTGGCAGGACACCCGCACCCAGGACATCGTGGACGAGCTGGCCAGGGACGGCGGCGCGGAACGCTTCAAACAGAAAGTGGGCCTGCCGCTGGCCACCTACTTCTCCGGCACAAAGATCAAATGGATCCTGGACAACGTTGACGGAGCCCGGGAAAAGGCAGAGGCCGGGGACCTGGTCTTCGGCAACACCGACGCCTGGGTCCTGTGGAACCTGACTGGCGGCGTTGACGGCGGCGTCCACGTCACCGACGTCACCAATGCCTCCCGGACCCTGTTCATGGACCTCGAAACCCTGCAGTGGGACGACGAGATCCTCGGCATCTTCGGCGTGCCGCGCAGCATGATGCCGGAGATCAAGTCCTCCTCCGAGGTGTATGGCACCGTGCACAGCTCGCAGCTGCTCCGCGAGACTCCGGTGGCGGGCATCCTTGGCGACCAGCAGGCCGCAACGTTCGGCCAGGCCGCCTTCGACACCGGCGAAGCTAAGAACACCTACGGCACGGGCTGCTTCCTGATCTTCAACACGGGCGAGGAAATCGTCCACTCGAAGAACGGGCTGCTCACCACCGTGGGGTACAAGCTGGGCGACGCCAAACCGCACTACGCCCTCGAAGGGTCCATCGCGGTCACGGGCTCCCTCGTGCAGTGGCTCCGCGACAACCTGGGCATGATCAGCAGTGCCCCGGAGGTGGAAACCCTCGCTGCGTCGGTCAAGGACAACGGCGGAGTCTACATCGTCCCGGCCTTCTCCGGCCTGTTCGCTCCGTACTGGCGCTCGGATGCCCGCGGTGCGATCGTGGGCCTGACCCGGTTCGTCAACAAGAACCACATTGCCCGCGCAGCGCTGGAAGCCACCGCGTTCCAGACCCGCGAGGTGCTCGACGCCGTCAACGCGGACTCTGGCGTGCCGCTGAGTGAGTTGAAGGTCGACGGCGGCATGGTGGCCAACGATGCCTTGATGCAGTTCCAGGCGGACATCCTTGGCGTCCCGGTCATCCGCCCCAAGGTCATCGAGACCACTGCGCTGGGAGCTGCCTATGCGGCGGGCCTTGCTGTCGGGTTCTGGAAGGATCTGGGCGAATGCTCCGCCAACTGGTCGGAGGACAAGCGCTGGGAACCGCAGATGGACAAGTCCGAACAGGAACGCCAGATGCGGCTCTGGAAGAAGGCTGTCACCAAGTCCATGGACTGGGTCGACGAGGACGTCAGGTAG
- a CDS encoding MIP/aquaporin family protein — MSLGIVFLSEVFGTGMLTLLGCGVVANVALRGTKGNNGGFLMVTWGWGIAVFAGVFVAAKSGAHLNPAVTLGLLLNGKPEYAPGVAVDTASTLTYFGGEILGAFLGAVVCWLAYKQHFDDEPEPAGKLGTFSTGPAIRSTPWNLITEIIGTFVLVFVILTLGGTPSGLGPLAVALLVVGIGVSLGGPTGYAINPARDLGPRIAHAVLPIKGKGSSDWSYSWIPVVGPLVGGALAGVVARIAPIIVTAAS; from the coding sequence ATGTCTCTAGGAATAGTCTTCCTCTCCGAAGTCTTTGGCACGGGCATGCTGACCCTGTTGGGTTGCGGCGTCGTTGCCAACGTGGCTTTGCGGGGGACAAAGGGCAACAACGGCGGGTTCCTCATGGTCACATGGGGGTGGGGAATCGCCGTCTTCGCGGGTGTCTTCGTCGCCGCCAAGTCGGGCGCGCACCTGAACCCCGCCGTCACGCTCGGCCTGCTGCTCAATGGAAAGCCCGAATACGCCCCGGGAGTCGCCGTCGACACCGCCTCCACCCTGACCTACTTCGGCGGCGAGATACTGGGCGCATTCCTCGGCGCCGTAGTCTGCTGGCTGGCCTACAAACAGCATTTTGATGACGAGCCCGAGCCTGCAGGTAAGCTCGGGACCTTTTCCACCGGCCCTGCCATCCGTTCCACCCCGTGGAACCTGATCACCGAGATCATCGGAACCTTTGTCCTGGTCTTCGTCATCCTCACCCTCGGTGGCACCCCCTCGGGGCTTGGCCCGCTCGCAGTGGCGCTGCTCGTGGTCGGCATCGGTGTTTCCCTTGGCGGACCCACCGGCTACGCCATCAACCCTGCCCGCGACCTGGGACCCCGCATCGCCCACGCAGTGCTCCCCATCAAGGGCAAGGGCTCCAGCGACTGGAGCTACTCCTGGATCCCGGTGGTTGGTCCGCTTGTGGGCGGCGCCTTGGCCGGAGTTGTTGCAAGGATCGCTCCCATCATCGTCACCGCCGCCTCCTAA
- a CDS encoding aldo/keto reductase yields MRTSPRLSLNNGVLIDQLGFGLYKVPAADAEGLVATALAAGYRHFDTAAMYGNETGVARGISSQLGAGSGSGGSGELSPSLSREDVFVTTKVWNDHHGYDATLRAFDDSMVNLGLDYVDMYLIHWPCPRKGLFPETYRALETLYREGRVRAIGVSNFQPAHLDRLLQSAEVVPAVNQIELHPWLQQEELRQKHAELGIRTEAWSPLGRGQVLADPIIQACAAEHRRTPAQVILRWHMQLGNIAIPKASSEARIRENLDVFGFELSERDLAAINALDRGQRTGSHPDNVN; encoded by the coding sequence ATGAGAACCTCACCCCGGCTCAGCCTGAACAACGGCGTGCTGATAGACCAGCTCGGCTTTGGGCTGTACAAGGTGCCGGCGGCAGACGCGGAAGGACTGGTGGCCACCGCGCTCGCCGCCGGCTACCGCCACTTCGACACGGCCGCCATGTACGGCAACGAAACCGGCGTGGCCCGGGGCATCAGCTCCCAGCTGGGCGCGGGCTCCGGCAGCGGCGGTTCCGGCGAACTGTCCCCGTCCCTGAGCCGGGAGGACGTGTTCGTCACCACGAAGGTGTGGAATGACCACCACGGCTACGACGCCACGCTGCGTGCCTTCGACGACTCCATGGTCAACCTGGGCCTGGACTACGTGGACATGTACCTGATCCACTGGCCCTGCCCCCGCAAGGGCCTCTTCCCTGAGACCTACCGCGCACTGGAAACGCTTTACCGCGAAGGCAGAGTCCGAGCCATTGGCGTCAGCAACTTCCAGCCGGCACACCTCGACCGCCTGCTGCAAAGCGCCGAAGTGGTTCCCGCGGTCAACCAGATTGAACTTCACCCCTGGCTGCAGCAGGAAGAACTGCGCCAGAAGCACGCAGAACTGGGAATCCGTACCGAAGCTTGGAGCCCGCTGGGCCGCGGCCAGGTGCTGGCCGACCCCATCATCCAGGCCTGCGCTGCCGAGCACCGGAGGACCCCCGCCCAAGTGATTCTGCGCTGGCACATGCAGCTGGGGAACATCGCCATCCCCAAGGCCAGTTCCGAAGCACGCATCCGGGAAAACCTCGATGTCTTCGGTTTCGAGCTCTCAGAACGCGATCTGGCTGCTATCAACGCACTGGACCGCGGGCAGCGGACCGGATCGCATCCGGACAACGTCAACTAG
- the leuS gene encoding leucine--tRNA ligase, translating to MGVQPETETGTATTVSAEPEEGTYSFTAMEAKWPQVWEDLKVFTPVDDGSRERRYVLDMFPYPSGDLHMGHAEAFAMGDVVARYLRQKGYDVLHPIGWDSFGLPAENAAIKRNAHPSEWTYANIDTQAASFKRYAISADWSRRLHTSDPEYYRWTQWLFKRFYERGLAYRKNSPVNWCPKDQTVLANEQVVNGACERCGTTVTKKSLNQWYFKITDYADRLLDDMDELRGHWPERVLAMQKNWIGRSEGAHVKFVIEADGGKPAKDVTVFTTRPDTLYGATFFVVAADAPLAVELVTDGHAAALDEYRERVKALSEIERQSTEREKTGVFTGRYAINPLNGEKLPVWAADYVLADYGTGAIMAVPAHDQRDLDFARAFDLPVRAVLDTGEEDPAVSGTATAGEGTLINSGELDGLPKGEAIPAAIAMLEKQGTGEKFVNFRLRDWLLSRQRFWGTPIPIIHCPSCGEVPVPDEQLPVTLPADLRGEDLAPKGTSPLAAAESWVNVECPTCHGPAKRDTDTMDTFVDSSWYFLRFVSPHYTGGPFDPQKINDWMPVGQYVGGVEHAILHLLYARFFTKVIHDLGMIDADEPFSALLNQGQVLNGGKAMSKSLGNGVDLGEQLDKYGVDAVRLTMVFASPPEDDVDWADVSPSGSAKFLARAWRLAQDVTSEPGVDAATGDRGLRSVTHRTIADAAELLDANKFNVVVAKLMELVNATRKAIDSGAGAADPAVREAAEAVAVILSLFAPYTAEDMWNLLGHPASVANAGWPVHDPALLVQETVTAVVQVQGKVRDRLEVSPDVSEDQLRELALASENVQRALDGRGIRTVIVRAPKLVNIVPA from the coding sequence GTGGGCGTTCAGCCGGAGACAGAGACCGGAACAGCAACAACAGTATCGGCGGAGCCTGAAGAGGGCACCTACAGTTTCACCGCCATGGAGGCCAAATGGCCCCAGGTGTGGGAAGACCTCAAGGTCTTCACCCCGGTGGACGATGGGTCGCGGGAGCGCCGCTACGTGCTTGACATGTTCCCGTACCCGTCCGGCGACCTCCACATGGGCCACGCCGAGGCGTTCGCCATGGGCGACGTGGTGGCGCGCTACCTGCGGCAAAAGGGCTACGACGTCCTGCACCCCATCGGCTGGGACTCCTTCGGCCTGCCCGCGGAGAACGCGGCCATCAAGCGCAACGCCCACCCCAGCGAGTGGACGTACGCCAACATCGACACCCAGGCAGCCTCCTTCAAGCGGTACGCGATCTCCGCCGACTGGTCGCGCCGGCTGCACACCTCTGATCCCGAGTACTACCGCTGGACGCAGTGGCTGTTCAAGCGCTTTTACGAGCGCGGCCTTGCCTACCGCAAGAATTCCCCGGTCAACTGGTGCCCCAAGGACCAGACCGTCCTGGCCAACGAGCAGGTTGTCAACGGCGCCTGCGAGCGCTGCGGCACCACCGTGACCAAGAAGTCCCTGAACCAGTGGTACTTCAAGATCACCGACTACGCGGACCGCCTGCTGGATGACATGGACGAGCTCCGCGGCCACTGGCCCGAACGCGTCCTGGCCATGCAGAAGAACTGGATCGGCCGGTCCGAGGGTGCGCACGTGAAGTTCGTGATTGAGGCCGACGGCGGCAAGCCCGCCAAGGACGTCACGGTCTTCACCACCCGCCCTGACACCCTGTACGGGGCAACATTCTTCGTGGTGGCAGCCGACGCGCCGCTCGCCGTCGAGCTCGTCACCGACGGGCACGCCGCCGCCCTGGACGAATACCGCGAACGGGTCAAGGCGCTCTCTGAGATCGAACGCCAGTCCACCGAGCGCGAGAAGACCGGTGTCTTCACCGGCCGTTACGCCATCAACCCGCTGAACGGTGAGAAGCTGCCCGTGTGGGCCGCCGACTACGTCCTGGCCGACTACGGCACGGGCGCCATCATGGCCGTCCCCGCGCACGACCAGCGTGACCTCGATTTCGCCCGTGCGTTCGACCTGCCCGTCCGCGCCGTCCTGGACACCGGTGAAGAGGATCCTGCCGTGTCCGGCACCGCCACCGCGGGGGAGGGCACCCTCATCAACTCAGGTGAGCTGGACGGCCTGCCCAAGGGTGAGGCCATCCCGGCCGCCATTGCCATGCTGGAGAAGCAGGGGACCGGCGAGAAGTTCGTCAACTTCCGCCTCCGCGACTGGCTGCTCAGCCGCCAGCGCTTCTGGGGCACGCCAATCCCCATCATCCACTGCCCGTCCTGTGGCGAAGTTCCCGTCCCTGACGAGCAGCTCCCGGTCACCCTGCCCGCGGACCTCCGCGGTGAGGACCTGGCACCCAAGGGCACCTCGCCCCTGGCTGCGGCGGAGTCCTGGGTCAACGTGGAGTGCCCCACCTGCCACGGGCCGGCCAAGCGGGACACCGACACCATGGACACGTTCGTGGACTCGTCCTGGTACTTCCTGCGCTTCGTCTCGCCGCACTACACCGGGGGGCCCTTCGACCCGCAGAAGATCAATGACTGGATGCCGGTGGGCCAGTACGTGGGCGGTGTGGAGCACGCCATCCTCCACCTTCTGTACGCGCGCTTCTTCACCAAGGTCATCCACGACCTGGGCATGATCGATGCCGACGAACCGTTCAGTGCGCTGCTGAACCAGGGCCAGGTGCTCAACGGCGGCAAGGCCATGAGCAAGTCCCTGGGCAACGGCGTTGACCTCGGCGAGCAGCTGGACAAGTACGGCGTTGACGCTGTCCGCCTGACCATGGTGTTCGCGTCCCCGCCCGAGGACGACGTGGACTGGGCCGACGTGTCGCCGTCCGGTTCCGCCAAGTTCCTGGCCCGGGCCTGGCGTCTGGCCCAGGACGTCACCAGTGAACCCGGTGTGGACGCCGCCACCGGAGACCGCGGGCTGCGTTCGGTCACGCACCGCACCATCGCCGACGCCGCCGAACTGCTGGACGCCAACAAGTTCAACGTGGTGGTGGCAAAGCTCATGGAGCTGGTCAACGCCACCCGCAAGGCGATTGACTCCGGTGCGGGCGCAGCGGATCCTGCAGTACGCGAAGCCGCCGAAGCGGTTGCCGTAATCCTCAGCCTGTTCGCGCCCTACACGGCCGAGGACATGTGGAACCTGCTGGGCCACCCCGCCTCCGTGGCCAACGCAGGCTGGCCCGTGCACGACCCCGCGCTCCTGGTCCAGGAGACGGTCACCGCCGTTGTCCAGGTGCAGGGCAAGGTCCGCGACCGTCTGGAAGTGTCCCCTGACGTATCCGAGGACCAGCTCCGCGAGCTGGCCCTGGCGTCGGAAAACGTCCAGCGTGCCCTTGACGGCCGGGGCATCCGGACAGTGATCGTCCGTGCCCCTAAGCTGGTCAACATCGTTCCGGCATAG
- a CDS encoding sugar-binding transcriptional regulator → MALSRDQDALRAAQMYYLQDLTMDAIARELRTSRSTVSRLLSSARESGLVQIQIRNPLDTGPELEGMIRRRYNLDVHVVPILGTLNEAETLDRVAMQAARTIGPLVDSNAIIGVAWGSTLSAVSRHLTRKITHDSVIVQLNGAGNMHTTGITYASDIMRRFGSAYGARVEQFPVPAFFDHAATKTAMWNERSVQRILELQAKMSIAIFGVGSVHADYPSHVYAGGYLDEDDLNALANSDVVGDVATVFFRGDGSSDGIVLNERSTGPALAQLRQVRRRICVVSGVSKINGLRGALAARLATDLILDEATARRLVDYEGLTS, encoded by the coding sequence GTGGCACTTTCCCGGGACCAAGACGCCCTCCGAGCTGCACAAATGTACTATCTGCAGGATCTGACGATGGATGCGATCGCGCGTGAACTCCGCACCTCCCGGTCCACCGTTTCCCGCCTCCTCTCTTCCGCGAGGGAGTCGGGCCTGGTACAGATCCAGATCCGCAACCCCCTGGACACCGGACCTGAACTGGAGGGGATGATCAGGCGCCGGTACAACCTGGATGTGCATGTGGTTCCGATCCTGGGGACGCTCAACGAAGCTGAGACCCTGGACCGGGTAGCCATGCAGGCCGCCCGGACCATCGGGCCTCTGGTCGACTCGAATGCCATCATCGGGGTGGCCTGGGGATCGACGCTCAGTGCGGTGAGCCGGCACCTCACCAGGAAGATCACGCATGACAGCGTCATCGTCCAGCTCAACGGCGCCGGGAACATGCACACCACCGGCATCACCTACGCAAGCGACATCATGCGCAGGTTCGGCAGCGCATACGGGGCCCGGGTGGAGCAGTTTCCCGTCCCGGCCTTCTTCGATCACGCCGCCACCAAGACCGCCATGTGGAATGAACGGAGCGTGCAGCGCATCCTCGAGCTGCAGGCCAAGATGAGCATCGCCATTTTCGGTGTCGGCTCCGTGCACGCCGACTATCCCAGCCACGTTTACGCCGGCGGCTACCTGGACGAGGACGACCTGAACGCCCTTGCCAACTCGGACGTGGTGGGCGACGTCGCCACCGTTTTCTTCCGGGGGGACGGCTCCTCAGACGGGATCGTCCTCAACGAAAGGTCCACCGGCCCTGCACTGGCCCAGCTGCGTCAGGTCCGCCGCAGGATCTGCGTGGTGTCCGGGGTGTCCAAGATCAACGGCCTCCGCGGGGCCTTGGCCGCGAGGCTCGCCACCGACCTCATCCTTGATGAAGCCACCGCACGCCGCCTGGTCGATTACGAGGGGCTCACGAGCTGA
- a CDS encoding glycerol-3-phosphate dehydrogenase/oxidase encodes MGPKDSSVQPSAAAPLPGAERPSVHSLRRRPHAKVLVVGGGINGVGTFRDLALQGVDVALVERGDYCQGASGASSHMIHGGIRYLENGEFRLVRESVVERNRLLKIAPHYVKPLQTTIPIFSTFSGILSAPLRFLTHKQQGKPKERGAFLIKAGLSLYDSFSRDGGTVPRHQFRTHKAALEELPALRPDVKYTATYFDASVHNPERLTLDVLQDGEKAGRAGNSQAAAQGNTARASNYLSLQTMSSAPNPGTGRGGTVRLRDELTGEEFDFTADIIVNTTGAWVDLTNEAMGAASSFMGGTKGSHIVLDHPGLLAACRGREIFFEHTDGRIVLIYPMGDRVLVGTTDVDADMTEDAVCTDEEIEYFFDLIGHVFPSIDVTPDDIVYTFSGVRPLPSHDATQPGFVSRDYRIERRASGDNGSGAVVLSLVGGKWTTFRALAEHLTNEVLSELGVQRKVSTAQLPIGGGAGFPSDDAGVQAWIKGHMVPGRDADRTAGLLTRYGTRAEAVIAYLDAEPDHALRSTRELSVRELEFMAANEQVGHLVDVLIRRTSLAFRGLVTGELLNEMAEVLSVPLKWDAATRAAEIKHAQDVLQRFHRVETHSLVA; translated from the coding sequence TTGGGACCCAAGGATTCATCTGTTCAACCCTCTGCTGCTGCGCCCCTTCCCGGCGCCGAACGTCCGTCGGTCCACAGCCTGCGGCGCCGTCCCCACGCCAAGGTACTGGTGGTGGGAGGTGGCATCAACGGAGTAGGCACGTTCCGTGATCTGGCCCTGCAGGGCGTCGACGTCGCCCTCGTGGAGCGCGGCGACTACTGCCAGGGCGCCAGTGGCGCATCCTCGCACATGATCCACGGCGGCATCCGGTACCTGGAGAACGGCGAGTTCCGCCTGGTCCGCGAGTCCGTGGTGGAACGCAACCGCCTGCTGAAGATTGCCCCGCACTACGTCAAGCCCCTGCAGACAACCATCCCGATCTTCAGCACCTTCTCCGGGATCCTGTCCGCACCGCTGCGCTTCCTGACGCACAAGCAGCAGGGCAAGCCCAAGGAGCGCGGCGCGTTCCTCATCAAGGCCGGCCTCAGCCTCTACGACTCGTTCTCCCGGGACGGCGGGACCGTGCCCCGGCACCAGTTCCGCACGCACAAGGCAGCCCTCGAGGAGTTGCCGGCCCTCCGGCCCGACGTCAAATACACCGCCACGTACTTCGACGCCTCCGTCCACAACCCTGAGCGGCTGACGCTCGACGTCCTGCAGGACGGCGAAAAGGCCGGCCGGGCGGGAAATTCCCAGGCCGCGGCGCAGGGAAACACAGCCCGCGCCAGCAACTACCTCTCATTGCAGACCATGTCGTCGGCACCGAACCCGGGGACCGGCCGTGGCGGCACCGTCCGGCTTCGCGACGAACTCACCGGGGAGGAATTCGACTTCACGGCCGACATCATCGTCAACACCACCGGTGCCTGGGTGGACCTCACCAACGAGGCAATGGGGGCCGCCTCGTCCTTCATGGGAGGCACCAAGGGCTCGCACATCGTGCTTGACCATCCCGGCCTCCTCGCCGCCTGCCGCGGACGCGAAATCTTCTTCGAGCACACCGACGGCCGGATTGTCCTCATCTACCCCATGGGCGACCGCGTGCTGGTGGGCACCACCGACGTGGACGCGGACATGACCGAGGACGCCGTCTGCACCGACGAAGAGATCGAGTACTTCTTCGACCTGATCGGCCACGTTTTCCCCTCGATCGACGTCACTCCCGATGACATCGTCTACACCTTCTCCGGCGTGCGCCCCCTTCCAAGCCATGACGCAACCCAGCCGGGTTTCGTCTCCCGCGACTACCGCATCGAACGCCGCGCTTCCGGGGACAACGGGAGCGGCGCCGTCGTCCTGAGCCTGGTAGGCGGCAAATGGACCACTTTCCGCGCCCTCGCCGAGCACCTGACCAATGAGGTCCTCTCCGAACTCGGCGTGCAGCGCAAGGTTTCCACTGCGCAGCTCCCCATTGGCGGCGGCGCCGGCTTCCCGTCCGACGACGCGGGCGTGCAGGCGTGGATCAAGGGCCACATGGTCCCCGGCCGGGACGCAGACCGCACGGCCGGCCTCCTGACCCGTTACGGCACCCGGGCCGAAGCGGTGATCGCATATCTCGATGCGGAACCCGACCACGCGCTGCGGTCCACCCGTGAATTGAGCGTCCGTGAACTGGAGTTCATGGCGGCCAACGAGCAGGTGGGGCACCTGGTGGATGTCCTCATCCGGCGGACCTCCCTCGCCTTCCGGGGGCTGGTCACCGGAGAACTTCTCAACGAAATGGCGGAGGTGCTGTCTGTTCCGCTCAAGTGGGACGCAGCAACCCGCGCCGCTGAGATCAAGCACGCCCAGGACGTGCTGCAGCGTTTCCACCGCGTGGAAACGCACAGCCTGGTCGCCTAA